A section of the Pseudomonadota bacterium genome encodes:
- a CDS encoding bi-domain-containing oxidoreductase has protein sequence MKQILQNLNNGQTILEDVPCPSVKPGHLLIRTSVSLVSTGTEKMLVDFGKANLIDKARQQPDKVKMVLDKVKTDGLMPTFEAVRGKLDQPLPMGYCNVGTVIAVGSGVDGFSIGDRVASNGKHAEVVCVPKNLCARIPGEVSDEAATFTVIGSIALQGIRLVRPTLGETIVVTGLGLIGLVTVQLFRANGCRVLGIDFDEKRVDLARSFGAETVNLSRGEDPVAVAQVFSRGQGIDAVIITASTKSSEPVHQAALMCRKRGRIVLVGVIGLELSRADFYEKELSFQVSCSYGPGRYDPLYEEGGQDYPFGFVRWTEQHNFEAVIDMLDERRINVEPLVSNRFPLAQAEEAYKLVEGGKALGIVLSYPSVSEYPENELTKRTISLATWETNAYAAPGAPVVGFIGSGNYATGVLIPAFTKTQARLKSVASNAGVSGVHAGKKYGFEETTTDTGSIIESSDINTVIITTRHDSHARFVCEALKAGKHVFVEKPLCLTESELNEIIAVYSKLKTQNSKLPLLMVGFNRRFAPQVLKIKDLLQGVREPKSFVMTINAGSIPPEHWTQDRKVGGGRIIGEGCHFIDLLRYLAGAPIVGVQALMMGNAPGIVVRDDKVTFTLTFADGSFGTVHYLANGHKSFPKERLEVFCAGRILQLDNFRKLHGFGWPGFRKMNLWRQDKGQVACAAAFVNAVAAGISSPITLEELVEVTKASFDIVKMMEH, from the coding sequence ATGAAACAGATACTGCAAAATCTCAACAACGGTCAGACAATTCTTGAAGATGTCCCATGCCCATCGGTAAAACCCGGCCATCTTCTTATCCGCACTTCCGTGTCCCTTGTTTCTACTGGTACCGAAAAGATGCTGGTCGATTTCGGTAAAGCGAACCTGATTGACAAGGCCCGGCAGCAGCCCGACAAGGTGAAAATGGTTCTTGACAAGGTGAAGACCGACGGTCTTATGCCGACTTTCGAGGCTGTCAGGGGCAAGCTCGATCAGCCTCTTCCCATGGGCTACTGTAATGTGGGGACGGTCATTGCTGTGGGTAGTGGGGTTGACGGTTTTTCAATCGGTGATCGGGTAGCGTCAAACGGCAAACACGCCGAGGTGGTTTGTGTACCTAAGAACCTCTGTGCCAGAATACCTGGTGAGGTAAGTGACGAGGCTGCCACCTTTACGGTTATCGGTTCTATCGCACTACAGGGTATTCGCCTTGTTCGGCCAACTCTGGGTGAAACGATTGTTGTTACCGGCCTTGGGCTTATTGGTCTGGTCACGGTGCAACTTTTCCGTGCCAACGGTTGTCGTGTACTCGGCATTGATTTCGACGAAAAGAGGGTTGACCTTGCCCGTTCGTTCGGTGCCGAGACAGTTAACCTCTCTCGCGGCGAGGACCCGGTTGCTGTTGCACAGGTATTTTCACGAGGACAAGGTATAGATGCTGTAATTATTACCGCATCAACTAAGAGCAGTGAACCGGTCCATCAGGCAGCGCTCATGTGCCGCAAACGCGGCAGAATCGTGCTGGTCGGGGTTATCGGCCTTGAACTTTCTCGTGCCGATTTTTATGAAAAAGAACTATCATTCCAGGTTTCATGTTCTTATGGTCCAGGACGGTATGATCCGCTCTATGAAGAAGGTGGGCAGGACTATCCCTTCGGATTTGTCCGTTGGACTGAGCAGCACAACTTCGAGGCAGTTATTGATATGCTTGATGAACGGCGCATCAATGTTGAACCTCTCGTTTCAAATCGTTTTCCTCTTGCCCAGGCAGAGGAAGCCTACAAACTTGTCGAGGGTGGGAAGGCCCTCGGTATTGTCCTTTCCTATCCGTCAGTTTCCGAGTATCCTGAAAATGAGCTTACGAAACGGACAATTAGTCTGGCTACCTGGGAGACAAATGCATATGCCGCACCGGGCGCGCCGGTTGTGGGCTTTATTGGATCAGGTAATTATGCGACTGGCGTTCTGATCCCAGCTTTTACTAAGACCCAGGCGCGACTCAAGAGTGTGGCATCAAACGCAGGCGTGAGCGGCGTCCACGCAGGGAAAAAATACGGCTTTGAGGAGACCACTACTGACACCGGATCGATTATCGAGTCATCGGACATTAACACAGTGATCATCACGACACGGCACGACTCCCATGCCCGTTTTGTCTGTGAGGCATTGAAGGCCGGGAAGCATGTCTTCGTGGAAAAACCGCTCTGTCTCACTGAATCTGAACTCAATGAGATTATAGCAGTTTACTCAAAACTCAAAACTCAAAACTCAAAACTGCCGTTGTTGATGGTTGGCTTCAACCGCCGCTTTGCTCCGCAAGTGTTGAAGATTAAGGATTTACTGCAGGGCGTCCGTGAGCCAAAATCTTTTGTCATGACCATCAATGCTGGGTCGATTCCGCCGGAACACTGGACCCAAGACCGGAAAGTGGGGGGCGGCAGGATCATTGGTGAAGGGTGCCATTTCATCGACCTCCTCCGGTACCTGGCCGGAGCGCCGATCGTCGGCGTACAAGCTCTGATGATGGGAAATGCTCCCGGTATTGTCGTCCGGGACGACAAGGTTACCTTCACTCTCACCTTTGCCGACGGTTCTTTCGGAACGGTTCATTACCTGGCGAATGGTCACAAGTCCTTCCCTAAGGAACGGCTGGAAGTCTTCTGTGCAGGCCGTATACTCCAATTGGACAATTTTCGCAAGCTACATGGTTTTGGTTGGCCCGGCTTCAGAAAGATGAATCTTTGGCGACAGGACAAAGGGCAGGTGGCCTGTGCGGCCGCTTTTGTAAATGCTGTTGCAGCGGGTATTTCTTCGCCGATAACCCTTGAGGAATTAGTTGAGGTAACCAAGGCAAGTTTTGATATTGTCAAGATGATGGAACATTAA
- a CDS encoding lipopolysaccharide biosynthesis protein, producing MTHNLKHVVAHGFFWSLCERIGQQGIQFVIYIILARLLVPEQYGQIAMLSIFMAVAQCFIDSGFGSALIQKQDVNHLDECTVFYFNIIVSFLVVGLLWLAAPWIASFYNMPNLLVLTRVLALNLIINSFGVVQGAILTKHINFKPQMKFNLVATVVSGSIGVIMAYMGYGVWSLVAQSIAVNLVRTALLWLFVNWRPALLFSFNSLRTMFPFGSRLLFSALLDRIYNNLFSIIIGKMFSAADLGFYSRANQMQQLPVDNISASVSRVAYPVFSSIQGDKPRLKVGVHKSLTILAMVNFPLMIGLATVARPLVLVLLTEKWLPCVPYLQLLCMVGLLYPLHAINLSVLVAQGRSDLFFRLEILKKMLGVALIVLTFHWGISVMISGQIVGSIICYFLNSYYTGKFLDYPIVEQLRDLLHSLILSVLMAGGIHVITFLSISQQPFLLIAQIVTGIVLYVVLCRLTKLPSFMESLEMIKPKLTQICCIH from the coding sequence ATGACTCATAATCTCAAACATGTTGTAGCACACGGCTTTTTCTGGAGTTTGTGCGAGCGAATCGGACAGCAGGGTATCCAGTTTGTCATCTACATAATTTTGGCCCGCTTGCTGGTACCTGAACAATACGGGCAGATTGCCATGCTGTCAATATTTATGGCGGTTGCGCAATGTTTTATCGATAGTGGCTTTGGTTCGGCCTTAATTCAGAAGCAGGATGTAAACCATCTTGATGAATGCACAGTTTTTTATTTCAATATCATTGTGAGTTTCTTGGTGGTTGGATTATTGTGGCTCGCTGCACCTTGGATCGCTTCTTTCTACAATATGCCCAATCTGCTTGTTTTAACACGGGTTCTTGCACTGAACCTCATCATCAATTCGTTTGGGGTGGTACAGGGAGCCATACTCACGAAACATATTAATTTCAAGCCCCAAATGAAGTTCAATCTGGTTGCAACAGTGGTGTCTGGCAGTATCGGCGTGATCATGGCATATATGGGATATGGCGTGTGGAGTCTCGTCGCTCAATCGATTGCGGTTAACCTCGTACGTACAGCTTTGTTGTGGCTTTTTGTTAACTGGCGTCCTGCATTGCTATTCAGTTTCAACTCACTGCGAACGATGTTTCCATTTGGTTCCAGACTCCTTTTTTCAGCACTACTGGATAGAATTTACAACAATCTGTTTTCAATTATTATTGGTAAGATGTTCTCGGCAGCAGACTTGGGATTTTATTCACGCGCAAACCAAATGCAGCAATTGCCAGTAGATAACATCTCGGCTTCTGTTTCCCGTGTGGCCTACCCAGTGTTTTCTTCCATTCAAGGGGATAAGCCCCGGCTGAAAGTCGGTGTTCATAAATCGCTGACCATTTTAGCAATGGTCAATTTTCCCTTGATGATCGGCTTGGCCACAGTTGCAAGACCTTTGGTGCTTGTTCTTCTTACAGAGAAATGGTTGCCCTGCGTTCCCTATCTCCAGCTCCTTTGCATGGTAGGACTGCTATATCCTCTTCACGCGATAAATCTAAGCGTATTGGTTGCTCAAGGGCGATCCGATCTTTTCTTTCGACTTGAGATCCTAAAGAAGATGCTCGGTGTAGCCTTGATTGTTCTCACTTTTCACTGGGGTATTTCGGTCATGATCTCTGGGCAAATCGTTGGTTCCATTATTTGTTACTTTCTAAACAGCTATTACACGGGAAAGTTCTTGGACTATCCGATAGTGGAACAGCTTCGCGATCTTTTGCATAGCTTAATTCTTTCGGTGCTCATGGCTGGAGGTATTCATGTGATTACCTTTCTCTCAATTTCTCAACAACCTTTTCTGTTAATTGCGCAAATTGTAACCGGCATTGTTTTGTATGTCGTGCTTTGCCGACTTACGAAGCTCCCCTCGTTTATGGAATCTTTGGAGATGATTAAGCCCAAACTAACACAGATTTGTTGTATTCATTAA
- a CDS encoding O-antigen ligase family protein — MEIVVAAVVAMAMAAVCILAVYPWSVFALLLMVPLIKMAATTSASILKSFDLTVLANILAGAVGLWAYKRTPEKPRLHFPFKMLLCLVAVELVFMVGLLWTSAPNYGLQKMVRLGGIGIPYLLLPAFFVHSVEDGRKVLKVLIFVGAVVAAVLIVAPQGSQSVMRYGRLYGRSTFFGSDPNTPATLVVAGMIALAGMVLTGAASRWLKYSSFLLALPFGLIAVLATGSRANLVGLLAVLPILSLFSGSKKIGKMVLLSVLALGALVLAFMLLPQVGPVDQARWFKFADKFETGDLAGTRSLAWHFCLTKAWDQMLLLGHGPGSYAVNFLMKDSPMWPHNIVLEALYEGGLFGAAAIVVFFVLCFRTMLRGARASRNSNDRLLVGTVSAVVLSMSVPALTHWDLDGARFLYLFAGLLHVSVQHVVQEVDVTDRDGENTIHSGREGYHGKNPHMSNSI; from the coding sequence ATGGAAATAGTTGTAGCGGCAGTTGTAGCAATGGCCATGGCCGCCGTTTGTATTCTTGCCGTTTACCCGTGGTCAGTTTTTGCCCTGCTCCTTATGGTACCGCTGATAAAAATGGCTGCAACGACCAGCGCATCAATTCTCAAATCCTTTGACCTGACAGTTCTCGCGAACATATTGGCGGGCGCCGTTGGATTGTGGGCTTACAAGCGAACGCCAGAGAAACCGAGACTGCATTTTCCCTTCAAAATGTTGTTGTGCCTTGTCGCGGTAGAATTGGTGTTTATGGTAGGTCTTTTGTGGACCAGCGCCCCTAATTACGGCCTTCAGAAGATGGTCCGTTTAGGAGGGATCGGCATTCCTTACCTTCTATTGCCTGCATTTTTTGTTCACTCTGTCGAAGATGGAAGAAAGGTGCTTAAGGTGTTGATTTTTGTAGGCGCCGTGGTTGCAGCAGTTCTCATTGTGGCTCCACAAGGCAGTCAATCAGTAATGCGCTACGGAAGATTGTACGGACGCAGCACTTTTTTTGGCTCTGACCCAAATACGCCCGCTACCCTCGTTGTCGCGGGGATGATCGCGTTGGCCGGGATGGTACTTACCGGAGCTGCTTCAAGGTGGCTCAAGTACTCTTCGTTCCTCCTTGCTTTACCGTTTGGATTGATTGCGGTACTGGCCACCGGTTCCCGGGCAAATCTCGTCGGTCTTCTCGCGGTTCTCCCCATCCTTTCGCTCTTCTCGGGGAGCAAGAAGATCGGGAAGATGGTTCTTCTTTCAGTGCTTGCCTTGGGGGCTTTAGTGCTTGCTTTTATGCTTTTGCCTCAGGTTGGTCCGGTTGATCAAGCACGATGGTTTAAATTTGCAGATAAGTTCGAAACCGGCGATTTGGCAGGAACTCGTTCTCTGGCTTGGCATTTCTGCCTGACGAAAGCATGGGACCAGATGCTCCTATTGGGGCACGGTCCCGGCAGTTATGCAGTCAATTTCTTAATGAAGGACTCCCCTATGTGGCCTCATAATATTGTATTGGAAGCCCTATATGAGGGTGGGCTTTTTGGGGCCGCGGCCATAGTGGTGTTCTTCGTTCTGTGTTTCCGCACAATGCTGAGGGGTGCCAGGGCGTCACGGAATAGCAATGATCGACTGCTTGTTGGAACCGTTAGTGCAGTTGTCCTGTCAATGAGTGTTCCAGCTCTTACGCACTGGGACCTTGACGGAGCCAGGTTTCTGTATTTGTTCGCAGGGCTGTTGCATGTCAGTGTACAACATGTCGTGCAGGAAGTCGATGTTACCGACAGGGATGGAGAAAACACTATTCATTCTGGCAGAGAAGGCTATCACGGAAAGAATCCACATATGTCGAATTCTATTTAA
- a CDS encoding ChbG/HpnK family deacetylase: MIQIRTKRLIINADDFGWGRKLTDTIVQCHLQGIVTSTTLMVNMPAAQYAAKRASEVPELSVGVHLNLTEGPPICPHDAIPDLLDEHGNFPGNALQSARLWRGGQYFEEVRRELAAQIERCLDLGVVPTHCDSHHGIHKLPVVRRAMVEAMKEQLIKRARTPLSRHRMRGDTTLYSAVIPWLQHNLKRAPVLVLLHWGHLRLRQAGILTPQWKATRSMGLPSGSSPKEQLLACIAAIPSGCSEILLHPGDHGPEDQPSDWHLKTWAEDTPICLDTEVASFIDESGIELISFRSL, translated from the coding sequence ATGATTCAAATTCGAACTAAACGTCTGATCATCAATGCCGATGACTTCGGTTGGGGGCGTAAGCTCACAGATACTATTGTTCAGTGCCATCTTCAAGGCATTGTGACCAGCACAACTCTAATGGTCAATATGCCTGCGGCTCAATATGCCGCCAAACGAGCTTCTGAGGTGCCCGAGCTCAGTGTCGGTGTCCACCTAAACCTGACTGAAGGTCCACCCATATGCCCGCATGATGCAATCCCAGACCTCTTGGATGAGCACGGTAATTTCCCAGGCAACGCCCTCCAGAGTGCCCGTCTCTGGCGAGGAGGTCAGTACTTTGAAGAGGTGCGCCGTGAACTGGCAGCGCAGATCGAGCGTTGCCTGGACCTTGGTGTCGTCCCTACACATTGTGACAGCCACCACGGGATCCACAAACTTCCCGTTGTGCGACGCGCCATGGTAGAAGCGATGAAGGAACAACTCATTAAGCGCGCCCGCACACCCTTGAGTCGCCACCGAATGCGCGGGGATACAACGCTCTATAGTGCCGTGATACCTTGGCTGCAGCACAATTTGAAGCGCGCGCCTGTCCTGGTATTGCTCCACTGGGGACACCTCAGACTAAGACAAGCAGGGATATTAACCCCGCAATGGAAAGCAACACGAAGCATGGGCCTGCCTTCCGGCTCCTCCCCCAAAGAGCAATTGCTCGCTTGCATTGCCGCCATACCATCAGGATGCTCCGAGATTCTCCTGCATCCGGGTGATCATGGCCCAGAGGACCAGCCATCTGATTGGCATTTGAAGACTTGGGCTGAGGATACGCCCATATGTCTGGACACGGAGGTTGCATCCTTCATAGATGAATCCGGAATAGAGCTTATATCTTTCCGATCCCTTTGA
- a CDS encoding glycosyltransferase family 4 protein, producing the protein MQENGISPVDTKHLTFYFLVGDWDGLHTMFETEDWDSIAGVPLVPLYWKHLVQKGHEVHVVATGDFSSDKDFMVEGIHIYRRYVADWLTPGLRVGRHSRPIRTYFKIGLIVQTSKALKAVIKAARTSPPDVIYSYRRTFILAGYLLSHRYRVPHLVHYWGTWSSHYLFNVPWYKRLPIILSKLALKIPMDLLIISNDGTEGDKAIKKLKFPEERFRFWLDGTAPDIYKPNLDVGSIKESIGLKSTDKMIFQAVRLDFWKRVDRSIDALPEILKQVPETYLVVAGDGNLREDLERQARLLGVSDHVKFLGFVPHNKVLELHNAADLFLTVQDLTNLGNQIMEALHSGTCVIAYNVGGTSQVMRDGVTGMLLEEKDLCRLGVILGELLADDERRQKLARGALEFARKNIWTWEERISAELKEVEKLVRAYRKNHR; encoded by the coding sequence ATGCAGGAGAATGGAATCAGCCCAGTGGATACGAAACATTTGACATTTTACTTTTTAGTTGGTGACTGGGACGGTCTTCACACAATGTTTGAGACGGAGGATTGGGATAGTATTGCAGGGGTCCCTTTAGTGCCACTTTACTGGAAGCATCTTGTGCAGAAAGGCCACGAGGTGCATGTGGTGGCAACGGGCGACTTTAGTTCCGACAAGGATTTCATGGTTGAAGGTATACATATTTATCGAAGGTATGTGGCGGATTGGCTGACTCCTGGGCTTCGCGTGGGTCGTCATAGTAGGCCGATTCGCACGTATTTTAAAATTGGGTTAATTGTTCAAACCTCAAAAGCACTCAAAGCGGTGATCAAGGCCGCCCGTACATCCCCCCCAGATGTCATATACTCGTATCGGCGGACTTTCATTCTTGCGGGTTATTTGCTTTCTCATAGGTATAGGGTTCCACACCTTGTTCACTATTGGGGAACTTGGTCAAGCCACTATCTGTTCAACGTTCCCTGGTACAAGCGGTTACCTATAATCTTGTCGAAACTGGCGTTGAAAATCCCTATGGACTTGCTGATTATAAGTAACGACGGGACTGAAGGGGATAAGGCTATTAAGAAATTGAAATTCCCGGAGGAACGTTTTCGCTTTTGGTTAGATGGTACGGCCCCGGACATTTATAAGCCCAATTTGGACGTAGGGTCAATAAAGGAATCCATCGGACTTAAATCTACCGACAAAATGATTTTCCAAGCAGTAAGGTTGGATTTCTGGAAGCGAGTGGATCGTTCAATTGATGCTTTGCCAGAGATATTGAAACAAGTACCGGAAACGTATTTGGTAGTTGCCGGGGATGGGAATTTGCGCGAAGACCTTGAGCGCCAGGCCAGACTATTGGGCGTTTCGGATCACGTCAAATTTCTTGGCTTCGTTCCACACAATAAGGTTCTTGAACTGCACAACGCAGCCGATTTGTTCTTGACAGTACAGGACCTGACAAATCTGGGCAACCAGATCATGGAAGCGTTGCACAGTGGCACCTGCGTGATAGCATACAACGTCGGCGGCACATCACAAGTCATGCGAGACGGTGTGACAGGGATGCTGCTTGAAGAGAAGGACCTATGCCGTTTGGGAGTCATCTTGGGAGAACTTCTTGCCGACGATGAAAGGCGGCAAAAGCTTGCCCGCGGAGCATTAGAGTTTGCCAGAAAGAACATCTGGACTTGGGAGGAACGAATTTCCGCTGAACTCAAGGAAGTTGAGAAGCTTGTCAGGGCATACAGGAAAAACCATCGATGA
- a CDS encoding glycosyltransferase, which translates to MLGSMSSLRSGTHTVLDALNLLRLEGMPVRLILIGQPEGEMAGAISERIRSYGLEQYVNCTGLLPHSSIPAVLAQARLGIVPLLDYPKFHRNIACKAFEYMASGMPTIASDLPPQRLFLTDETSILYAPGDTASLAAAVRALLVDRERAEKMGKLARVAMEEHWNGEIEQEKLRKFYWRLLDFPLRGRE; encoded by the coding sequence GTGTTAGGTTCCATGAGTTCCCTTCGTTCCGGTACTCATACCGTGCTGGATGCGCTCAATCTGCTTCGACTCGAAGGGATGCCCGTCCGGCTAATCCTGATTGGCCAGCCTGAAGGAGAGATGGCAGGCGCTATCTCTGAGCGGATCCGGAGCTATGGCTTGGAGCAGTATGTGAATTGCACCGGACTCCTTCCTCATTCGAGCATTCCGGCAGTCTTAGCGCAGGCTCGTCTCGGAATAGTTCCGCTCCTCGACTATCCGAAGTTCCACCGCAATATTGCCTGTAAAGCCTTCGAGTACATGGCAAGTGGAATGCCTACAATAGCTTCCGATCTTCCACCGCAGAGGCTCTTCTTGACTGATGAAACAAGTATTCTCTATGCCCCTGGGGACACGGCTTCTCTCGCAGCTGCTGTCAGAGCATTGCTTGTTGACCGAGAACGTGCGGAGAAAATGGGTAAGTTAGCGCGAGTAGCAATGGAAGAACACTGGAATGGGGAAATAGAGCAAGAAAAATTGAGGAAATTCTATTGGAGACTCTTAGACTTTCCGCTGCGCGGCAGGGAGTGA
- a CDS encoding asparagine synthase-related protein, whose product MAGFYGKVGVGSDSDIQIPILPNLEVTKLEYSDVRFSNGFIREFHFRGTPPQIGNSLSGNTVLIYTGFIVGQNRQSLTDSRNVFADSLATQYEEQGISIFSKLNGNWAAVAVNRSGDSILLVADRLVTIPIYYSISAGTFEWSTSFLGLLQHSNRPNYFDPEALTEYMVLGYPLDNRTYVQNIHALRNGQAIQWKKGLTGETTYWQPRMEPDPLLSQADQVADDIKHLIDQAVIRFAEDGRHVGMTISGGLDSRQLIARLGNRCELGASTGLEDHPDISCARAICNHLGIPYQHCFYDFADAVANENKWIDLNDGSICTGEYIVATAKLAECCDVVFFGAFGDAFRGKKKPWPLTQRGAKESMFAKENLQFLPEFEIKQAMGHRMPLDIQNAPKRNFFRLFDKTNTSILLNKLIWHNFTQRQRRRIATVLGAGRGIVDVRFPLADIDFMDFMLRLPPEMRHPSLDVYRLSFNKHFPELAGMRNGFGITYLDEAKQGWFFNDLKARLYTNLPSYVREQLKNKARPELLLPSHLSVFGVEREDFVKERLFFLVELGILSQKWVSRVLEAHFSTASDRSSLLHKLIPLSIVAERYRISLN is encoded by the coding sequence ATGGCTGGGTTTTATGGAAAAGTTGGGGTTGGGTCTGATTCAGATATTCAGATCCCTATACTTCCAAATCTCGAAGTAACGAAGTTGGAGTATTCGGATGTTCGCTTTAGCAACGGTTTCATTCGAGAATTCCATTTTCGTGGAACTCCCCCTCAAATTGGTAACTCATTGAGCGGCAATACTGTATTGATCTATACGGGTTTCATTGTTGGCCAAAATAGGCAAAGTCTCACCGATTCGCGAAACGTTTTTGCAGATTCACTGGCGACACAGTATGAGGAACAGGGAATATCGATATTCTCAAAGCTTAATGGCAACTGGGCGGCGGTGGCCGTGAATCGGTCAGGCGATTCTATTCTGTTGGTAGCCGATCGCTTGGTTACGATCCCTATTTATTACTCAATATCCGCAGGCACTTTTGAGTGGTCAACTTCGTTCCTCGGGCTTCTGCAACACAGTAACAGACCCAACTATTTTGATCCGGAAGCTCTAACAGAATACATGGTACTAGGCTACCCCCTAGATAATCGGACCTATGTTCAAAACATCCATGCTTTACGAAATGGCCAAGCCATCCAGTGGAAAAAGGGTTTGACAGGGGAAACTACATACTGGCAGCCACGCATGGAACCAGACCCTTTGCTTTCTCAAGCCGACCAAGTCGCCGACGACATCAAACACCTGATTGATCAAGCTGTTATTCGCTTTGCAGAAGATGGAAGGCATGTAGGAATGACGATCAGCGGAGGTTTGGACTCGCGCCAGTTGATCGCACGATTGGGCAACCGCTGTGAATTGGGCGCCTCGACCGGGTTAGAGGACCATCCTGACATCAGCTGCGCGCGGGCTATTTGTAATCATCTGGGAATTCCTTACCAACATTGCTTTTACGACTTTGCTGACGCTGTGGCAAACGAGAACAAGTGGATAGACCTTAATGACGGTAGCATCTGTACCGGTGAATACATCGTGGCAACGGCAAAGCTGGCAGAATGCTGTGACGTGGTGTTTTTTGGTGCGTTTGGCGATGCCTTCCGTGGCAAAAAGAAACCCTGGCCATTAACCCAACGGGGTGCAAAAGAATCAATGTTTGCCAAGGAGAATCTTCAGTTCCTGCCGGAATTTGAAATCAAGCAGGCCATGGGGCACCGCATGCCGCTTGATATCCAGAATGCCCCGAAAAGGAATTTCTTCAGGTTGTTCGATAAAACTAATACATCCATCCTGCTCAACAAATTGATTTGGCACAATTTTACGCAACGCCAGAGGAGGCGTATCGCAACCGTGCTAGGTGCTGGAAGAGGTATCGTGGATGTCCGGTTCCCACTAGCGGATATCGACTTTATGGATTTTATGCTTCGTTTGCCACCAGAAATGAGACATCCTTCACTTGATGTCTATAGGCTGTCATTCAACAAGCATTTTCCAGAGCTTGCTGGGATGCGTAACGGCTTCGGTATAACTTATCTCGATGAGGCTAAACAAGGGTGGTTTTTTAATGATCTGAAGGCCCGGCTGTACACCAATCTTCCGAGCTACGTCCGGGAACAACTTAAGAACAAAGCCCGTCCAGAATTGCTGTTGCCTTCCCATCTAAGTGTTTTTGGTGTAGAACGGGAGGATTTTGTTAAAGAGCGACTATTTTTTTTGGTGGAGTTGGGAATTCTTTCCCAGAAATGGGTTTCCCGAGTGTTGGAGGCACATTTTAGCACAGCATCTGATAGGTCATCACTCTTACACAAATTGATTCCACTGAGTATCGTTGCAGAACGTTATCGGATCTCCTTGAACTGA
- a CDS encoding glycosyltransferase: MITYNHEPYIAKAIEGVLMQKTGFPFELIIGEDCSTDRTREIVLEYQKKHPNIIRVLTSESNVGMHKNLRHVYDACRGKYIAYCEGDDYWHNPLKLKKQVECLESHPDVGLVHSDAAWHLVEKKKTISTFYKNRPIVNLPRQGAVLLHNIITFKYPVVTCTVMVRTSILMEIRKECQYEFSDKWLMTDTQIFAEFAHRSKFSYIDEPLATRNSLPESACLSKSPEKSLKFMRNALELDLHYANKYGGVDRNKIRTILINQYATSLSFLASQHCRLDIAKEALDLVRKEKLRFGLLSWLYYFGSLNFLFSWLVWTLIQPAKIARRCIRYLLA, from the coding sequence ATGATCACTTATAATCACGAGCCTTACATCGCCAAGGCAATAGAAGGCGTTTTGATGCAGAAAACGGGCTTCCCGTTTGAGTTGATCATAGGTGAGGACTGTTCTACTGATCGCACCCGTGAAATAGTACTTGAATATCAAAAGAAACATCCTAATATAATCCGCGTTCTCACGTCTGAAAGTAACGTGGGGATGCATAAGAATTTAAGGCACGTATATGATGCTTGCCGAGGAAAGTATATCGCATATTGCGAAGGTGACGATTACTGGCATAACCCACTGAAGCTGAAGAAGCAGGTGGAATGTCTTGAGTCGCATCCCGATGTTGGATTAGTCCACAGCGATGCGGCTTGGCACCTTGTAGAGAAAAAAAAGACAATAAGTACCTTTTACAAGAACCGTCCTATAGTCAATCTGCCACGCCAAGGGGCAGTCTTATTGCACAACATTATAACTTTCAAGTATCCTGTTGTTACATGTACCGTAATGGTCCGTACATCGATTCTTATGGAAATACGCAAAGAATGTCAATATGAGTTCAGTGACAAGTGGCTTATGACCGATACTCAAATTTTTGCCGAGTTTGCTCATCGTTCAAAATTCTCTTATATAGATGAGCCTCTGGCAACACGCAATTCCTTGCCTGAGTCCGCTTGTCTCTCCAAATCACCCGAGAAGAGCCTCAAGTTTATGAGGAATGCTTTAGAATTGGATCTGCACTACGCAAACAAGTACGGTGGCGTTGATAGAAACAAGATCCGAACTATCCTTATTAATCAGTATGCAACATCACTATCGTTTCTTGCATCCCAGCATTGTAGGCTTGACATAGCCAAGGAAGCTCTTGATCTTGTTCGAAAAGAGAAACTGAGATTCGGTTTGTTGAGTTGGCTTTACTATTTTGGTTCGCTAAATTTTCTATTTTCTTGGCTTGTGTGGACTCTGATTCAACCTGCGAAGATAGCGAGAAGGTGCATTCGCTATCTTTTGGCGTAG